The Hippoglossus hippoglossus isolate fHipHip1 chromosome 21, fHipHip1.pri, whole genome shotgun sequence genome contains a region encoding:
- the map3k19 gene encoding mitogen-activated protein kinase kinase kinase 19 isoform X2, producing MLAVRDIDLFQSIVTPLPWDHRPVEVVRMLLGLSADLQARDQSGCSALHYAASIHSPLKEEIIHMMVESLHHTDADPVSPLAFDESSYQDLDSEFEDSDIELDIESLHPHPSTAASPTPTHTLQQPGLLYSHAGEVLESPGCPPPSDNHKDLSQDKGIPLCFQNAMDTLRDIRQAYQDAGRGGRGLSLPSLNNSSRRWSHVDPAASCGLLSTRTPCIPAPPSPRQRTRSVVAACPSSPGLLSVAEPSQLSRSAPSLMEPLLCSNTMMQARAHIQTRLGSQDTVHEQKGPFPALNPRTPKLLAPLSSRPRDGAALPVLKHRVPLKPISRSPLCSRTWLRRERLFRGSPRAGPTTKGGSEESGSSSSQSSIDLEDDERDVQERSSEESNLKFDEDTVLQLSKDVISTRADLVEETRQHFKVQSRISQIPVIHRSAHNMDGDPINREGDLSTERTTNSYCEGEAPNMIYSKEHVYNHSFTKSNYAKQSDTVNHTITSESEEKNHAGGSSDPESDITRVLIFDMNDEQGDAAACSGGNHRKEVQYLKKTEVTMKDSSDEETQVVPQVLCRAEPAELNISSAVGEMQLFTAGVNRPLSNGDSKTDKKMLKVLNPAQSKETTTGMTREQRANYQTNQSFNLRAHKERSIISRHKSKTNMKGPSLSTQVKDKTRKSPELIISGEASVKVKSKLNPVKGSHHCSDTPSPRKKVIDHPLSRRANPDKSNNSKAQPPGRELKSTRQQKRLSAAGTTRSKSALDFLTYKDMFQQIQSGEGGPAIYEMFAGPIYENLRVSSSCEKTKDRQVQSAPCRKVQQSQKVKQRPLKQPKLRRSPGESMVISTKSKPRLASSRVRPHLASPSRKDNTTKLDTKLVLSKHGEIYHTSAQEKAADHILSTIVEALSRYDTETLKPDDKILTMATSSHAKDSHTSLYMQEIPRTSTRNESRLVPPPVFPQSSQQSEIDTWASSSSSSNTIVSPVYQKFLDEVGDGPLTDDLLQCLAEELISLDERDVSLDPCSENLESSKEESVREDLATGRNGFPEDISADFAALLGSGGAVDDTITWTKGEVLGRGAYGTVYCGLTSQGKLIAVKQVSLHTSDPEAAKTEYGRLQGEVDLLKALSHINIVGFLGTRLYRHMVSIFMEYVPGGSISSILHRFGPLPERVLALYTHQILEGVAYLHLNRVVHRDLKGNNVMLMPTGVIKLIDFGCARRLSCLNHTASSSGDLLKSVHGTPYWMAPEVINDTGYGRKSDIWSVGCTVFEMATGKPPLAHMDKMAALFYIGAERGSMPPLPDGFSDNAKDFVKNSLTSDQRLRPSADELLTHPFIPKNETEVNSWEKTKKNCCGHTQGHCG from the exons ATGCGGACCCCGTGTCACCGTTGGCCTTTGACGAATCCTCATACCAGGATTTAGACTCAGAGTTTGAAGATTCGGACATAGAGCTGGACATTGAGAGCCTTCATCCTCATCCGTCGACAGCAGCCTCCCCGACACCGACACACACCCTTCAGCAGCCCGGTCTACTGTACAGCCACGCCGGG GAAGTGCTGGAGTCTCCAGGGTGCCCTCCTCCGTCTGACAATCATAAAGATCTCAGCCAAG ATAAGGGGATCCCCCTGTGTTTCCAAAACGCCATGGACACTCTGAGAGACATCAGGCAAGCCTACCAGGAcgcagggagaggaggcag AGGTTTGTCTCTGCCGAGCCTGAATAACAGCAGCAGACGCTGGAGCCACGTAGATCCTGCTGCCTCGTGTGGTTTGCTGAGTACCAGGACTCCCTGCATCCCAGCCCCCCCTTCACCCAG GCAGAGGACCAGGAGTGTGGTTGCTGCATGCCCATCCTCCCCCGGCCTGCTGTCTGTGGCTGAGCCCAGCCAGCTCAGCCGGTCGGCCCCCAGCCTCATGGAACCACTACTGTGTTCCAACACTATGATGCAGGCCAGGGCACACATCCAGACCC GACTTGGTTCTCAAGATACTGTTCATGAACAAAAG GGTCCCTTTCCGGCTCTGAACCCTCGTACACCTAAGCTGTTGGCACCGCTGAGCAGCAGACCCAGGGACGGTGCAGCTCTGCCAGTACTGAAGCACCGTGTTCCCCTGAAGCCCATCAGCCGGAGCCCCCTTTGCTCCAGGACCTGGCTGAGGAGAGAGCGGCTGTTCCGGGGCAGCCCACGCGCTGGGCCTACTACTAAGGGTGGCAGTGAGGAGAGCGggtccagcagcagccagagttCAATTGATCTGGAGGATGACGAGAGGGATGTTCAGGAGAGATCTTCAGAGGAGAGCAATCTGAAGTTTGATGAAGACACGGTGTTGCAGCTTTCGAAGGATGTGATCTCCACTCGGGCTGATTTGGTTGAGGAGACCAGGCAGCATTTTAAAGTTCAGTCGAGAATCAGTCAGATTCCAGTGATCCACAGATCAGCACATAACATGGATGGGGATCCTATCAACCGTGAAGGTGATCTCAGCACTGAAAGAACAACAAACTCTTATTGTGAAGGCGAAGCCCCAAATATGATTTATTCAAAGGAGCATGTTTACAATCATAGCTTTACAAAATCTAACTATGCAAAACAAAGTGACACTGTGAACCATACAATCACATCAGAGTCTGAGGAGAAGAACCATGCAGGCGGAAGTTCAGACCCTGAGAGTGACATTACCCGTGTACTTATATTTGATATGAATGATGAACAGGGGGATGCTGCTGCATGCTCTGGAGGAAATCACAGAAAAGAAGTCcagtatttaaaaaagacagaagtgaCAATGAAGGATTCCTCTGATGAAGAAACCCAGGTAGTTCCTCAAGTCCTCTGTCGTGCTGAGCCTGCAGAGTTGAATATCAGCTCTGCCGTGGGGGAGATGCAGCTCTTTACAGCAGGAGTAAACCGTCCACTGTCAAATGGGGATTCCAAGACAGATAAGAAGATGCTGAAAGTCTTAAACCCTGCCCAGAGTAAGGAGACAACAACCGGCATGACCCGTGAACAAAGAGCAAATTATCAAACAAACCAGTCCTTCAATCTTCGAGCACATAAAGAGCGAAGTATCATTAGTCGGCACAAGTCCAAAACTAATATGAAGGGCCCCTCCCTTTCCACACAAGTCAAGGATAAAACCAGGAAAAGCCCTGAGCTAATTATTAGTGGAGAGGCCTCAGTCAAAGTAAAATCAAAGCTAAACCCTGTGAAAGGTTCTCATCATTGCTCTGACACCCCATCGCCACGAAAGAAGGTTATTGATCATCCACTGAGCAGAAGAGCAAATCCGGACAAGTCAAACAACAGCAAAGCTCAACCACCGGGGCGGGAGCTGAAGAGCACAAGGCAGCAGAAGAGACTCAGTGCAGCAGGGACAACAAGGTCTAAATCTGCACTTGACTTCCTCACCTACAAAGACATGTTTCAGCAGATACAGAGCGGGGAAGGAGGGCCAGCCATCTATGAGATGTTTGCTGGTCCTATCTACGAGAACCTGAGGGTTTCCAGCTCCTGTGAAAAAACAAAGGACAGACAAGTGCAGTCTGCGCCATGTAGGAAGGTGCAACAGTCGCAGAAAGTCAAACAGAGACCCTTGAAACAACCTAAATTGAGGAGAAGCCCGGGAGAGAGTATGGTGATTTCAACTAAAAGCAAACCGAGACTCGCGTCCTCCAGGGTGAGACCTCACCTCGCTTCTCCATCAAGGAAAGACAATACGACTAAACTAGACACAAAGTTAGTTCTTTCTAAGCATGGTGAGATTTATCACACTAGTGCTCAAGAAAAGGCTGCAGATCATATTTTATCTACCATAGTGGAGGCTCTTTCAAGATATGACACTGAAACTTTAAAACCTGATGACAAAATACTGACAATGGCAACTTCATCTCATGCTAAAGATAGCCATACGTCCCTGTATATGCAAGAAATCCCTAGGACTTCGACAAGAAACGAAAGCCGACTGGTTCCTCCGCCTGTGTTTCCTCAAAGCTCCCAGCAGTCGGAGATCGACACATGGGCCTCttctagcagcagcagcaacactaTTGTGTCCCCAGTTTACCAGAAGTTTCTGGATGAAGTCGGGGATGGCCCGCTTACCGATGACCTGCTGCAATGTCTGGCTGAAGAGCTAATCTCACTGGATGAGAGGGATGTCTCCTTAGACCCATGTTCGGAAAACCTGGAATCGAGCAAAGAAGAGTCCGTCAGAGAAGATCTTGCAACAGGAAGAAATGGGTTTCCCGAG GATATTTCAGCAGACTTTGCAGCGCTGCTTGGCTCTGGGGGGGCTGTTGATGACACCATCACCTGGACAAAGGGTGAAGTGCTTGGCCGAGGAGCCTATGGGACA GTGTACTGTGGCCTGACCAGCCAGGGCAAGCTGATAGCAGTGAAACAGGTCAGTCTGCACACGTCTGACCCTGAAGCGGCAAAGACAGAGTACGGTCGTCTGCAGGGCGAAGTGGATCTGCTTAAGGCCCTCAGCCACATCAACATCGTGGGCTTCCTGGGAACCCGTCTTTATCGGCACATGGTTTCTATCTTCATGGAGTATGTTCCAGGAGGATCCATCTCTAGCATCCTTCACAG GTTTGGTCCTCTGCCCGAGCGAGTCCTAGCTCTGTACACCCATCAGATCCTGGAAGGGGTGGCCTACCTTCACCTGAACAGGGTGGTTCATCGGGACTTAAAGGGAAACAATGTCATGCTGATGCCCACTGGCGTCATCAAGCTCATAGACTTTGGGTGTGCGCGACGTCTCAGCTGCCTGAACCACACCGCAAGTAGTAGTGGGGACCTGCTAAAGTCCGTCCATGGCACACCTTACTGGATGGCACCAGAG GTTATCAATGATACGGGATACGGCAGGAAGTCCGATATATGGAGTGTCGGCTGCACAGTGTTTGAGATGGCCACAGGGAAACCACCACTGGCACACATGGACAAGATGGCTGCCTTGTTTTACATTGGAGCTGAAAGGGGGTCGATGCCCCCTTTACCGGATGGGTTCTCGGATAATGCAAAGGATTTCGTAAAAAACAGCTTGACAAG TGACCAGAGACTACGGCCGTCTGCAGACGAGCTCCTGACGCATCCATTCATCCCCAAAAATGAGACTGAAGTGAACTCttgggaaaaaacaaaaaagaactgCTGTGGtcacacacagggacactgTGGTTAA
- the map3k19 gene encoding mitogen-activated protein kinase kinase kinase 19 isoform X4 has product MLAVRDIDLFQSIVTPLPWDHRPVEVVRMLLGLSADLQARDQSGCSALHYAASIHSPLKEEIIHMMVESLHHTDADPVSPLAFDESSYQDLDSEFEDSDIELDIESLHPHPSTAASPTPTHTLQQPGLLYSHAGEVLESPGCPPPSDNHKDLSQDKGIPLCFQNAMDTLRDIRQAYQDAGRGGSRGGLSLPSLNNSSRRWSHVDPAASCGLLSTRTPCIPAPPSPRQRTRSVVAACPSSPGLLSVAEPSQLSRSAPSLMEPLLCSNTMMQARAHIQTRLGSQDTVHEQKGPFPALNPRTPKLLAPLSSRPRDGAALPVLKHRVPLKPISRSPLCSRTWLRRERLFRGSPRAGPTTKGGSEESGSSSSQSSIDLEDDERDVQERSSEESNLKFDEDTVLQLSKDVISTRADLVEETRQHFKVQSRISQIPVIHRSAHNMDGDPINREGDLSTERTTNSYCEGEAPNMIYSKEHVYNHSFTKSNYAKQSDTVNHTITSESEEKNHAGGSSDPESDITRVLIFDMNDEQGDAAACSGGNHRKEVQYLKKTEVTMKDSSDEETQVVPQVLCRAEPAELNISSAVGEMQLFTAGVNRPLSNGDSKTDKKMLKVLNPAQSKETTTGMTREQRANYQTNQSFNLRAHKERSIISRHKSKTNMKGPSLSTQVKDKTRKSPELIISGEASVKVKSKLNPVKGSHHCSDTPSPRKKVIDHPLSRRANPDKSNNSKAQPPGRELKSTRQQKRLSAAGTTRSKSALDFLTYKDMFQQIQSGEGGPAIYEMFAGPIYENLRVSSSCEKTKDRQVQSAPCRKVQQSQKVKQRPLKQPKLRRSPGESMVISTKSKPRLASSRVRPHLASPSRKDNTTKLDTKLVLSKHGEIYHTSAQEKAADHILSTIVEALSRYDTETLKPDDKILTMATSSHAKDSHTSLYMQEIPRTSSSSSSNTIVSPVYQKFLDEVGDGPLTDDLLQCLAEELISLDERDVSLDPCSENLESSKEESVREDLATGRNGFPEDISADFAALLGSGGAVDDTITWTKGEVLGRGAYGTVYCGLTSQGKLIAVKQVSLHTSDPEAAKTEYGRLQGEVDLLKALSHINIVGFLGTRLYRHMVSIFMEYVPGGSISSILHRFGPLPERVLALYTHQILEGVAYLHLNRVVHRDLKGNNVMLMPTGVIKLIDFGCARRLSCLNHTASSSGDLLKSVHGTPYWMAPEVINDTGYGRKSDIWSVGCTVFEMATGKPPLAHMDKMAALFYIGAERGSMPPLPDGFSDNAKDFVKNSLTSDQRLRPSADELLTHPFIPKNETEVNSWEKTKKNCCGHTQGHCG; this is encoded by the exons ATGCGGACCCCGTGTCACCGTTGGCCTTTGACGAATCCTCATACCAGGATTTAGACTCAGAGTTTGAAGATTCGGACATAGAGCTGGACATTGAGAGCCTTCATCCTCATCCGTCGACAGCAGCCTCCCCGACACCGACACACACCCTTCAGCAGCCCGGTCTACTGTACAGCCACGCCGGG GAAGTGCTGGAGTCTCCAGGGTGCCCTCCTCCGTCTGACAATCATAAAGATCTCAGCCAAG ATAAGGGGATCCCCCTGTGTTTCCAAAACGCCATGGACACTCTGAGAGACATCAGGCAAGCCTACCAGGAcgcagggagaggaggcag caGAGGAGGTTTGTCTCTGCCGAGCCTGAATAACAGCAGCAGACGCTGGAGCCACGTAGATCCTGCTGCCTCGTGTGGTTTGCTGAGTACCAGGACTCCCTGCATCCCAGCCCCCCCTTCACCCAG GCAGAGGACCAGGAGTGTGGTTGCTGCATGCCCATCCTCCCCCGGCCTGCTGTCTGTGGCTGAGCCCAGCCAGCTCAGCCGGTCGGCCCCCAGCCTCATGGAACCACTACTGTGTTCCAACACTATGATGCAGGCCAGGGCACACATCCAGACCC GACTTGGTTCTCAAGATACTGTTCATGAACAAAAG GGTCCCTTTCCGGCTCTGAACCCTCGTACACCTAAGCTGTTGGCACCGCTGAGCAGCAGACCCAGGGACGGTGCAGCTCTGCCAGTACTGAAGCACCGTGTTCCCCTGAAGCCCATCAGCCGGAGCCCCCTTTGCTCCAGGACCTGGCTGAGGAGAGAGCGGCTGTTCCGGGGCAGCCCACGCGCTGGGCCTACTACTAAGGGTGGCAGTGAGGAGAGCGggtccagcagcagccagagttCAATTGATCTGGAGGATGACGAGAGGGATGTTCAGGAGAGATCTTCAGAGGAGAGCAATCTGAAGTTTGATGAAGACACGGTGTTGCAGCTTTCGAAGGATGTGATCTCCACTCGGGCTGATTTGGTTGAGGAGACCAGGCAGCATTTTAAAGTTCAGTCGAGAATCAGTCAGATTCCAGTGATCCACAGATCAGCACATAACATGGATGGGGATCCTATCAACCGTGAAGGTGATCTCAGCACTGAAAGAACAACAAACTCTTATTGTGAAGGCGAAGCCCCAAATATGATTTATTCAAAGGAGCATGTTTACAATCATAGCTTTACAAAATCTAACTATGCAAAACAAAGTGACACTGTGAACCATACAATCACATCAGAGTCTGAGGAGAAGAACCATGCAGGCGGAAGTTCAGACCCTGAGAGTGACATTACCCGTGTACTTATATTTGATATGAATGATGAACAGGGGGATGCTGCTGCATGCTCTGGAGGAAATCACAGAAAAGAAGTCcagtatttaaaaaagacagaagtgaCAATGAAGGATTCCTCTGATGAAGAAACCCAGGTAGTTCCTCAAGTCCTCTGTCGTGCTGAGCCTGCAGAGTTGAATATCAGCTCTGCCGTGGGGGAGATGCAGCTCTTTACAGCAGGAGTAAACCGTCCACTGTCAAATGGGGATTCCAAGACAGATAAGAAGATGCTGAAAGTCTTAAACCCTGCCCAGAGTAAGGAGACAACAACCGGCATGACCCGTGAACAAAGAGCAAATTATCAAACAAACCAGTCCTTCAATCTTCGAGCACATAAAGAGCGAAGTATCATTAGTCGGCACAAGTCCAAAACTAATATGAAGGGCCCCTCCCTTTCCACACAAGTCAAGGATAAAACCAGGAAAAGCCCTGAGCTAATTATTAGTGGAGAGGCCTCAGTCAAAGTAAAATCAAAGCTAAACCCTGTGAAAGGTTCTCATCATTGCTCTGACACCCCATCGCCACGAAAGAAGGTTATTGATCATCCACTGAGCAGAAGAGCAAATCCGGACAAGTCAAACAACAGCAAAGCTCAACCACCGGGGCGGGAGCTGAAGAGCACAAGGCAGCAGAAGAGACTCAGTGCAGCAGGGACAACAAGGTCTAAATCTGCACTTGACTTCCTCACCTACAAAGACATGTTTCAGCAGATACAGAGCGGGGAAGGAGGGCCAGCCATCTATGAGATGTTTGCTGGTCCTATCTACGAGAACCTGAGGGTTTCCAGCTCCTGTGAAAAAACAAAGGACAGACAAGTGCAGTCTGCGCCATGTAGGAAGGTGCAACAGTCGCAGAAAGTCAAACAGAGACCCTTGAAACAACCTAAATTGAGGAGAAGCCCGGGAGAGAGTATGGTGATTTCAACTAAAAGCAAACCGAGACTCGCGTCCTCCAGGGTGAGACCTCACCTCGCTTCTCCATCAAGGAAAGACAATACGACTAAACTAGACACAAAGTTAGTTCTTTCTAAGCATGGTGAGATTTATCACACTAGTGCTCAAGAAAAGGCTGCAGATCATATTTTATCTACCATAGTGGAGGCTCTTTCAAGATATGACACTGAAACTTTAAAACCTGATGACAAAATACTGACAATGGCAACTTCATCTCATGCTAAAGATAGCCATACGTCCCTGTATATGCAAGAAATCCCTAGGA CCTCttctagcagcagcagcaacactaTTGTGTCCCCAGTTTACCAGAAGTTTCTGGATGAAGTCGGGGATGGCCCGCTTACCGATGACCTGCTGCAATGTCTGGCTGAAGAGCTAATCTCACTGGATGAGAGGGATGTCTCCTTAGACCCATGTTCGGAAAACCTGGAATCGAGCAAAGAAGAGTCCGTCAGAGAAGATCTTGCAACAGGAAGAAATGGGTTTCCCGAG GATATTTCAGCAGACTTTGCAGCGCTGCTTGGCTCTGGGGGGGCTGTTGATGACACCATCACCTGGACAAAGGGTGAAGTGCTTGGCCGAGGAGCCTATGGGACA GTGTACTGTGGCCTGACCAGCCAGGGCAAGCTGATAGCAGTGAAACAGGTCAGTCTGCACACGTCTGACCCTGAAGCGGCAAAGACAGAGTACGGTCGTCTGCAGGGCGAAGTGGATCTGCTTAAGGCCCTCAGCCACATCAACATCGTGGGCTTCCTGGGAACCCGTCTTTATCGGCACATGGTTTCTATCTTCATGGAGTATGTTCCAGGAGGATCCATCTCTAGCATCCTTCACAG GTTTGGTCCTCTGCCCGAGCGAGTCCTAGCTCTGTACACCCATCAGATCCTGGAAGGGGTGGCCTACCTTCACCTGAACAGGGTGGTTCATCGGGACTTAAAGGGAAACAATGTCATGCTGATGCCCACTGGCGTCATCAAGCTCATAGACTTTGGGTGTGCGCGACGTCTCAGCTGCCTGAACCACACCGCAAGTAGTAGTGGGGACCTGCTAAAGTCCGTCCATGGCACACCTTACTGGATGGCACCAGAG GTTATCAATGATACGGGATACGGCAGGAAGTCCGATATATGGAGTGTCGGCTGCACAGTGTTTGAGATGGCCACAGGGAAACCACCACTGGCACACATGGACAAGATGGCTGCCTTGTTTTACATTGGAGCTGAAAGGGGGTCGATGCCCCCTTTACCGGATGGGTTCTCGGATAATGCAAAGGATTTCGTAAAAAACAGCTTGACAAG TGACCAGAGACTACGGCCGTCTGCAGACGAGCTCCTGACGCATCCATTCATCCCCAAAAATGAGACTGAAGTGAACTCttgggaaaaaacaaaaaagaactgCTGTGGtcacacacagggacactgTGGTTAA